The genomic interval CTTCCCTGTGTTGCACAATTTAACACAGTCTCGTTTTCTTTTGTCCGACTACTTAGAGTCATGCAATCAGTAGTGAAAAACGCACTAGAACCCGAATGGGAGGCAGTGTTTGAAGACAACTCATACGGCTTCAGACCCGGTAGAAGTTGTCAAGATGCAATAGAACAATCCTTCTTAAGGGTACAAAAAGGCAGAGACAAATGGGTTTTAGAAGCTGATATCAAAGGTTTCTTCGACAACATTGCCCATGAAGCCATTCTCGACAGTATTAGTCATTTTCCACAAAGGGAGCTAATAAGAGGATGGTTAAAAGCTGGATTCATGTTCCAAGGGAAAATCAACCCAACTGAACTTGGCACGCCACAAGGAGGGGTAATATCGCCACTCCTAGCCAACATAGGATTGCATGGACTCGAAAAGTACATAAAGTCCACCAACCCGAAACTTGGCATAGTGAGATACGCTGATGACTTTATAGTTACAGCTAGGGACAAAGGAAGTCTCGAAAAAGCACAAATCCAGATACAGCAGTGGATGAGAGAAAGAGGCTTAGAACTCAGTTCTGAGAAGACAGTAATTACGTCAATGTCAGATGGTTTCGACTTCCTTGGCTTTAACCTAAGACACTATAGCGGTAAACTGCTAACCAAACCATCCAAGAAGAAAGTATTAACTTTCTGTAAACGGATAGGAGAGGAAATCAAACGTCTGAATGGTCAAGAGCAAGAGGGAGTCATTAGAAAACTGAATCCTATTCTCAGGGGTTTTGCTAACTATTACAAAGGTGGAGTTAGCAAAGAAACTTTCAGCTATATCTCACACCGAGTATGGCAATACCTTTGGCGTTGGGCAAGGCGTAGACACCCCAACAAAAGCAAAAAGTGGGTGAAAAACCGTTACTTTAAGACCATCCAAAATAATCGATGGACGTTCGCTTGCGAAAGCGAACGCCGTAGGAAAAGGGTATTACTCACCCTGTATCCTATCGCAAAGACACCCATTGAAAGACACATAAAGGTTAAAGGTAGCGCGTCACCAGATGACCCCTCCCTAAAAGAATATTGGGATAAACGACACCAAAAGAAAGGGAAATCATACTGGGAGAAAGGCTCGAAATATTATGAAGTAGCCAAACTCCAAAATTGGAAATGTCCCATCTGCGGTGAACCATTAATCAATGGGGAAGAGGTCGAAACCCACCACATAGTACCTGTAGCTAAAGGCGGTCTAGACGACACAGACAACCTACAGCACTTACACGCAGCGTGTCACAAGCAGGTACATTCAAAACCCAAGTTGAAAGGCTTGAAGTAAGGCTTGAGCCGGATGATGGGAAACTGTCAAGTCCGGTTCTTAGGGGAGGTGCGGGTAGTAATACCCAAACCTTACCCGACTAAGATTTTTATTATTTTTAATTACAATTTGTAGGTACAGATACTACAAAGTTCACAATATATTAAGCTTAGTGACGTGAGTAACTTGGTACCATCAAACTGATAAAACTTTTTGGGTGCTCAAGCTCAATTCAGGAAATATCCCAGATATTATTAACTGATTGTTGGTAAATTCAGTTTTCTGATAGTCCCCATTGACTAGAGACAGTACGGTGATTTTAGACTTAAGCAAGTCAATAATCCAATACTCGCGGACTCCGGCATTTTTATACTCAAATTCTTTCTCTTTGTAATCAGTTCTTTTGTCACCAGGGCTTACTACTTCCACAATTAACAAGGGTGGAGTTTTTAAGACTGCTGCTGCTTTTTTATTAGCTTTAACTTCATTCCACTGTTCGCTCGTAATCACACATAAGTCAGGAGTGCGAGAGCGTTCTTTTCCGGTTTCTTTCTTAATGCCTACATAAGTCCCAACATCGTGTTTAACAATCCAGGGATTCCCTAACTTTTCAATTTCAAGTAAGAAAGTTTTAGACAATAAATCGATAACATCCGAATGGTCAGCAGTTGGTAGGGGAACCATTACCAGTTCTCCATCCACAAGTTCATAACGATTATCTGTCCCGTCATCGTAGGTAAGATACTCCTCAAAAGTAAGGGTTTTAGATGTTTGAATCATAATGACTAGCCTCTGATTTTCGGCTTTATTTCAGATTTTCTTGCTTTTGTTAGTTTTCCCATCTGCCAACTTAATTCATAGCAAAGCCGTTAATTCGTTGTTTGTTTTAAAGAGCAGCTATCGCTGCACTTTAACCCAAAAACTCAACCTTCAATACTTTTTTTGAGCTTTGGAAGTACCCATTTTTCGAGTCGGAAAAAAGAGGTGAAAACGAGCCTATTTATCCCTCCTATTTCCTCTTTATTCCTATTTGTACCTACTTATTCCTATTTATTCCTATTTATTCCTACTTTCGAGCAAATTTGGCGGATATTATTGCGAATAATTCTGGTTTTCGGAGGGATTTTTTGCACATCTAGCACTACTTGTTTCCCCCTGGCTGTAGCAGCAAGCCATGTCCAATGTACGTACAACAGTAAAAAAGTGGAAATTTGGGCAAAATTGATGGTCGGATAAAACGATCGATCTACACCACTGCATCTCCTGATTGAGTTCGTTTATTCAAATGCGTTGGACATGGGAGCCTGTAAACCGTTTACAGAGAATTTCATATTTTTGTCTACGTTATATCTATGCCAATTAACGGCTCGCCAAATGCCAAAATGTAAAGAGAGAAGATTAGTTCAAGCATACTAACTTTACTAATAACTGCATTGAGATGACTATACTTAGCTGTCACGACGTAGCAAAATACTTCCTCACCAAAGTAGACCCATTAGCTGGTGACTTAGTTTCTAATTTGAAACTGCAAAAGCTGGTTTACTACGCCCAAGGTCTTCATTTAGCTCTATACGAGGAACCCCTATTTCCCGAACCTATTGAAGCATGGCCGCACGGCCCTGTCATACCCGTGTTGTATCATGCTTACAAACAATATGGTAACGCTGCTATCGAACGCCCTCAAGACGTTGATTTTTCTCGTTATGACGATAGGATACGTAACCTGTTAGATGAAGTTTACTCTTTCTTCGGTCAATTCTCAGCGTGGAAACTGCGAGACATGACTCATGAAGAAGACCCTTGGAAAAATGCTCCCACAAATGGAGTCATCAATTTACAGTTAATGAAAGAGTATTTCAAAGCATGGTTAAAACGGCATCCAGCAATCAAAGCAGTTTCAACTTCACAGCAAGCAGAGATGGTGCAAAAATTTGCAACCCTGGCTTCCGAGTGGGAGTTAGAAGTTGCAGGCTGCTCATTCGTTGCTGAAAAATACAGCCATCCTGCCTATCAGCAGATTATAGAAATGGGACCTGCGGTCATCCCTTTACTGCTAAGAGAACTCGAAATTAGACCCAATCATTGGTTTGAGGCACTAAGAGCCATTACAGGTGCAAATCCCATCCAACCAGAACAACGCGGCAGAATCAAGCAAATGGCACAAGCTTGGCTCAACTGGGGCAGAGAACACGGCTATCAATGGTTTGGTTAAATAGTGGTATCTAGAATAGATTCTTGGATTGCAACTTATTGTCCTTCCTTATCTCCTGGTTCTTATCAAATTACTAGTCCCAACACCCCAGATTATAACTGCATTGCTTGGGCTGCTTTAGAAGACGATCGCTGGTGGGACCCGACAGATCCAGATCAATATTGGCCGGATGGAGTGCCGAGGGAATTAACATTAGAAGCTTTTATTCAGGCTTACCAAACTATTGGTTATGTGCATTGCGATAGTGTTGAATTTGAATCGGGATTTCAAAAAATAGCAATATATACCAAGCCTGCTGGTGAGCCAGATGGTGTGCCAACTCATGTAGTCAGACAGTTGCCAAACGGTAGATGGACTAGCAAATTGGGGAACCTTGAAGATATTGAACACGAACTTGATGGACTGAGAGGTTTTTACTATGGAGCAGTAGCACAAATATTAAAACGACCTATCGGAGCTTGACTCTAAGTTCCATTAATTAACAGAAAAGTCGCTTTTTCTTAAATGTAATTTAATCAAATTCAGGCACTAAATTGAGCAAAAGTTCGGTGCCGCAATCGGATTCCTTTCTCAGTCCCCATTAGGGGATGAAAGCGGGAGAGCCGTATTATGTTTGTCACTACTTCATTGTCCTAGAGCGCCAGAAAGCGTAAAAGAGGTTGACAAAAAGGCTCCTGTATAAATTAAGTATGGAACTTGAATACGCACGATAAATCATGGATAACAAGATTCTAATTGTTGTGACAGATCGAACCACAAAGCTTCTTTATGGATGGTCTGGGGACAGATGGGTAGAGGGTAGAGGTTTTAGGTACAAAACCAAAGCAGTTGCAAAAGCAGCATTAAAGCGAATTTTAGCGAATGGTAAGTACGACGAGAATAAATACTGCGATATCAAAATTTGCACTATTGAAGATCTGTTTATTTCATCCCTAGAGCGATCGATCGTGAACAATGCAGTAGCTAGAGTTAACCTCTGACATGAGCATCTTTTTTGGGAGTTCTAAGTATTTTTGCTTAACCTGTTGCCCACATTCGGAGGTTGGCTTGTTCGTTTGGAGCCAACCAACCCCAAACCACCCGCTTAATTCTTTGGGGGAGGTTCAGCCCTTTGATTAAGGGAAGGATATCCAGTGCGGTTGTCTTGTCCATGCCAGCTGCTTTTAGCCAGTAGAAAATGTCTGCAATATCTCTGGGTGTATAGGTTTCGTTGCCCTCTCCCTTAATTAAGAGGGCAAGTTCATCTGCTGGAATGGATGTTGTAATTGGGCTATTTAATAAATTTTCATCTCCAATTACAACATCAATCCCACCTGTTGAGGCAGGCAGGTAAATAGCTGTAGGCTCCCCTAATGGAACTTTATCGGGTGCGGGTTCAGTTTGAGCCAATACTTGAGCTAGTTCCCTGTGTAACGCTCTCCTTTGTACAATACGCTCGCGCACCTCCCACTTCTCCTCATCTAGTTGAGTAACCCTTGCTTGCTCCCGCCCAAATCGTTTGCTAATTACTGGGATACCCAGCCGTTCAAGTAATCGGTTAAAAATCCTGACGTTGCTCCATTTTTTAGATGTGGGACTAAACCCAATCTTGAGAACTTCGTTGCAGTCTTTATAATAGGTTCGGATTTTATCGCATAGATCCTGTAAATCTCCCTCCGTGAGTGTTGCGCCGCCTAAAAACACATCAATATATTCTGGGACTCCTAGCCGTTCAAGTAAGTAACGCTCTTGCTCCCTTGTAGGTAGGTCTGGGGCATAAGGGATATACCCCCAGCTTGCTTGTTTGTAGATAGTACGTTCGGAACGTTCGAGCGAAAGGGCATATCTCCCCCCTTGGGAATCGGGGTTTTCTTCAACCCCATATTGCAAATCTTCAAATCGGGTCAATTTGGGCCTGTGTTTTTCCACAGCTTCCACTACTTCGGGGGTAATTTCAAACTGATTTAAAACCATAGCCGCCGCAATCGGATTTCGTTTCTTGAACAGTAGGAAACCAGCTATTTGTTCGGAACCTCCCAATAGTGGATTGAAATCTTCCACAACGTTACAGAACATCATCACCTCTGTTTTCTTCTGCTTGATAATCTGCTCTCTGGTATGTTGTTCGGTTTTCTTGATTTCTTCCTTTTCGTTAGCATCCAAAGGTTTAGCTACCGCAATTTCGCAGAATCCATCCCACTCAATCTCTTCCCTTAATTCCTTTAAAGAAGTTTTAGTATCTGCATCCGTCCTGATTTCTTTAGTAGTGACTGCGTTTCCTTCATACTTCATTCGGGCAATAAAATTGTCTCTTAATGCCCACATTGA from Phormidium ambiguum IAM M-71 carries:
- a CDS encoding Uma2 family endonuclease, yielding MIQTSKTLTFEEYLTYDDGTDNRYELVDGELVMVPLPTADHSDVIDLLSKTFLLEIEKLGNPWIVKHDVGTYVGIKKETGKERSRTPDLCVITSEQWNEVKANKKAAAVLKTPPLLIVEVVSPGDKRTDYKEKEFEYKNAGVREYWIIDLLKSKITVLSLVNGDYQKTEFTNNQLIISGIFPELSLSTQKVLSV
- a CDS encoding DUF7689 domain-containing protein, with protein sequence MVSRIDSWIATYCPSLSPGSYQITSPNTPDYNCIAWAALEDDRWWDPTDPDQYWPDGVPRELTLEAFIQAYQTIGYVHCDSVEFESGFQKIAIYTKPAGEPDGVPTHVVRQLPNGRWTSKLGNLEDIEHELDGLRGFYYGAVAQILKRPIGA
- a CDS encoding Panacea domain-containing protein, which codes for MTILSCHDVAKYFLTKVDPLAGDLVSNLKLQKLVYYAQGLHLALYEEPLFPEPIEAWPHGPVIPVLYHAYKQYGNAAIERPQDVDFSRYDDRIRNLLDEVYSFFGQFSAWKLRDMTHEEDPWKNAPTNGVINLQLMKEYFKAWLKRHPAIKAVSTSQQAEMVQKFATLASEWELEVAGCSFVAEKYSHPAYQQIIEMGPAVIPLLLRELEIRPNHWFEALRAITGANPIQPEQRGRIKQMAQAWLNWGREHGYQWFG
- a CDS encoding group II intron reverse transcriptase/maturase; this translates as LPCVAQFNTVSFSFVRLLRVMQSVVKNALEPEWEAVFEDNSYGFRPGRSCQDAIEQSFLRVQKGRDKWVLEADIKGFFDNIAHEAILDSISHFPQRELIRGWLKAGFMFQGKINPTELGTPQGGVISPLLANIGLHGLEKYIKSTNPKLGIVRYADDFIVTARDKGSLEKAQIQIQQWMRERGLELSSEKTVITSMSDGFDFLGFNLRHYSGKLLTKPSKKKVLTFCKRIGEEIKRLNGQEQEGVIRKLNPILRGFANYYKGGVSKETFSYISHRVWQYLWRWARRRHPNKSKKWVKNRYFKTIQNNRWTFACESERRRKRVLLTLYPIAKTPIERHIKVKGSASPDDPSLKEYWDKRHQKKGKSYWEKGSKYYEVAKLQNWKCPICGEPLINGEEVETHHIVPVAKGGLDDTDNLQHLHAACHKQVHSKPKLKGLK